From Paenibacillus sp. PK3_47, the proteins below share one genomic window:
- a CDS encoding 5-methyltetrahydropteroyltriglutamate--homocysteine S-methyltransferase produces the protein MSTHTEPKQRTVTPFRYDIVGSFLRPQALKDARLKFKNGELSAEQLKEAENAEIIKLVQKQKEVGLQAVTDGEFRRSWWHLDFFWGFDGIEQTIIDQGYQFNGAQSRPETARLSGKVSYSGHPFVAHYTFLKGIAGDDVVARQSVPAAAQLLFELDRSENKESTNAIYPNRDELLADVAKAYKAAVLDLYEAGCRSIQFDDCTWGALCDEQFIAIMEQVGVNVADYANELAKLNAEVVSGLPEDLVVTTHVCRGNYVSTYAGVGGGYEPVVQTLLGIDNYSGYYLEFDTERAGDFKPLRFLKDNQQVVLGLFSSKFGELENKEDILKRIEEAKQYVDLDRICLSPQCGFASTEEGNHLTEEQQWNKLAYIKEIAEELWK, from the coding sequence ATGAGCACTCACACAGAACCCAAGCAACGGACCGTTACCCCATTCCGCTACGATATTGTCGGCAGCTTTCTTCGCCCGCAGGCGCTTAAGGATGCCAGACTGAAATTCAAGAACGGTGAGCTTTCTGCGGAGCAGCTGAAGGAAGCTGAGAACGCTGAGATCATTAAGCTTGTGCAAAAACAAAAAGAAGTAGGCCTTCAAGCGGTAACTGACGGTGAATTCCGCCGTTCCTGGTGGCATCTGGACTTCTTCTGGGGTTTTGACGGTATTGAGCAGACAATTATCGATCAGGGCTACCAGTTCAACGGTGCGCAGTCAAGACCGGAAACGGCCCGTCTGAGCGGCAAAGTAAGCTACAGCGGTCATCCTTTTGTTGCGCACTATACTTTCCTGAAAGGAATTGCCGGCGATGACGTGGTTGCCCGTCAATCCGTTCCTGCGGCTGCACAGCTGCTGTTCGAGCTCGACCGGTCCGAAAATAAAGAAAGCACAAACGCGATCTATCCAAACCGGGATGAGCTGCTGGCGGATGTTGCCAAGGCATACAAGGCTGCTGTTCTTGATCTGTATGAAGCAGGCTGCCGCAGCATCCAGTTCGATGATTGCACATGGGGCGCACTTTGTGACGAACAGTTCATTGCCATTATGGAGCAGGTTGGTGTGAACGTAGCCGACTATGCGAACGAGCTGGCAAAATTGAACGCTGAGGTTGTCTCCGGCCTGCCGGAGGATCTCGTGGTAACGACACATGTATGCCGCGGCAACTATGTATCGACTTATGCCGGTGTAGGCGGAGGCTATGAGCCTGTTGTGCAGACACTTCTCGGCATTGATAACTACTCCGGCTACTACCTGGAGTTCGATACCGAACGGGCCGGCGATTTTAAGCCGCTCCGTTTCCTGAAGGACAATCAGCAGGTGGTGCTTGGCCTGTTCTCCTCCAAGTTCGGTGAGCTGGAGAACAAGGAAGATATTCTGAAGCGGATCGAAGAAGCGAAGCAATACGTCGATCTGGACCGGATCTGCCTGAGCCCGCAATGCGGCTTTGCATCCACTGAAGAGGGCAACCACCTGACCGAAGAGCAGCAGTGGAACAAGCTGGCTTATATTAAGGAAATTGCTGAAGAGCTCTGGAAGTAA
- a CDS encoding GntR family transcriptional regulator, with protein MKPKYQVILEDLKSGILSGAYSVGEQIPTELALQDKYKVSRQTVRKAILELSNEGFLRSEKGSGTYVSNQYRAKAGGNSNNRTIGVITTYISDYIFPSIIRGIESRLNEDNYSLLLASTNNDVAQEKKALEMMLSYGVDGLIVEPTKSNLYNANIAYYLSFKEQDVPFTMINAYYEELEVPFFCLDDVQSSYLATRELISKGHTEIGIIAKMDDLQGKYRMKGYIKALGEAKLRFHPEQVLSFDTETKQDLSISLKKYLTDNRDTLTAIVCYNDEVGLEAVNVCRQLELSVPDDLSIIGQDNSYIAKNANIKLTTLTHPQEQMGRDAADWIIKKLQGKKDLKDTTYYQPVLVEGETVRELE; from the coding sequence ATGAAACCCAAATACCAGGTTATCCTCGAGGATCTCAAAAGCGGCATTCTGTCGGGGGCTTACAGCGTGGGCGAACAAATCCCTACGGAATTGGCACTGCAGGACAAATATAAGGTTAGCCGGCAGACCGTCCGCAAAGCGATTTTGGAGCTGTCCAACGAGGGCTTTCTCCGAAGCGAAAAAGGCTCAGGCACCTACGTAAGCAACCAATACCGCGCCAAAGCGGGCGGGAACAGCAACAACCGGACGATCGGCGTGATCACAACGTACATCTCAGATTACATTTTCCCCTCCATTATCCGCGGGATCGAAAGCCGGCTGAATGAGGACAATTATTCCTTATTACTCGCCAGTACCAACAATGATGTGGCCCAGGAAAAGAAGGCTCTGGAGATGATGCTCTCCTACGGCGTGGACGGTCTGATTGTGGAGCCGACCAAAAGCAACCTCTACAACGCCAACATTGCTTATTACCTGTCGTTCAAGGAGCAGGATGTTCCTTTTACAATGATCAATGCTTATTATGAAGAGCTGGAGGTCCCCTTCTTCTGTCTCGATGATGTCCAGTCCAGCTATCTGGCGACCCGGGAGTTAATTTCTAAAGGTCATACCGAAATCGGAATTATCGCCAAAATGGATGATCTGCAGGGCAAATACCGCATGAAGGGCTACATCAAAGCACTGGGGGAAGCCAAACTGCGGTTCCATCCGGAGCAGGTGCTGTCTTTTGATACCGAGACGAAGCAGGACCTGTCCATCAGCCTGAAAAAATATCTGACCGACAACCGGGACACGCTCACCGCCATTGTCTGCTATAACGATGAAGTCGGGCTTGAAGCCGTAAATGTGTGCAGACAGCTGGAGCTCTCCGTACCGGACGATCTGTCCATTATCGGACAGGACAACTCCTATATCGCCAAAAATGCGAACATCAAGCTGACCACACTAACCCACCCACAGGAGCAAATGGGCCGCGACGCCGCAGACTGGATTATCAAGAAGCTGCAGGGGAAAAAGGATCTGAAGGATACCACCTACTACCAGCCTGTTCTGGTTGAAGGGGAGACGGTCCGGGAGTTGGAGTAA
- a CDS encoding FGGY-family carbohydrate kinase, with product MDQNIKQAITKGETALGIEFGSTRIKAVLIDRRFETIASGSYEWENLLADGYWTYNLTDIITGLQTAYSELKLEVEQKYGVKLQTVGSIGFSAMMHGYMAFDSAGELLVPFRTWRNATTGAAAKALTDLFQFNIPERWSIAHLYQAILNEEQHVPQVDYVTTLAGYIHWLLTGSKALGIGDASGMFPIDEAAQDYNASMIQQFDELVAAKGYPWKLNDILPKVCNAGEHAGALTAAGAAILDPSGDLQAGIPLCPPEGDAGTGMVATNSVRKRTGNISVGTSVFAMIVLEKDLSTVYPEIDMVTTPDGSPVGMVHANNCSSDINAWLSLFREFYEAMGQKADAGQLFSVMFNKALEADPDGGGLLSYGYFSGENITGIEKGRPLFVRSPESRFNLANFMRTHLFTAFAALRVGMDILTQKENVNIDSILAHGGLFKTPVVGQKMVAAALNVPVSVMSTAGEGGAWGMALLAAYLTDKEEQEQLDDYLANKVFKNAEGQEIKPDASDVQGFGLFMERYMKGLAIEQAAVDHLVENWRE from the coding sequence ATGGATCAGAACATCAAGCAGGCGATTACCAAGGGAGAAACTGCACTTGGGATCGAATTTGGATCCACACGTATCAAAGCGGTGCTGATCGACCGCCGTTTCGAAACTATTGCATCCGGAAGCTATGAATGGGAGAATCTGCTGGCAGACGGATACTGGACGTACAACCTGACGGATATTATCACGGGTCTGCAGACGGCCTACAGTGAGCTTAAGCTGGAAGTTGAACAGAAATACGGAGTGAAGCTGCAGACGGTCGGATCTATCGGATTTTCAGCAATGATGCACGGATATATGGCGTTTGACAGTGCGGGAGAGCTGCTGGTTCCTTTCCGGACCTGGCGCAATGCTACAACCGGTGCTGCGGCCAAAGCCTTGACGGACTTATTTCAATTTAATATCCCCGAACGCTGGAGCATCGCCCATCTGTATCAGGCCATTCTTAACGAAGAGCAGCATGTGCCTCAGGTTGATTATGTTACGACCCTTGCCGGATATATCCACTGGCTGCTGACCGGCAGCAAGGCGCTGGGAATCGGAGACGCTTCGGGCATGTTCCCGATTGATGAAGCCGCGCAGGATTACAATGCTTCGATGATACAGCAGTTTGATGAACTCGTTGCAGCCAAAGGTTATCCCTGGAAGCTGAACGATATTCTGCCGAAGGTCTGCAACGCAGGCGAACATGCCGGGGCATTGACCGCAGCAGGCGCCGCGATTCTCGACCCGTCGGGAGATTTGCAGGCAGGCATTCCGCTGTGTCCTCCTGAAGGAGACGCCGGAACCGGGATGGTTGCCACCAACAGTGTGCGTAAACGGACGGGGAACATTTCTGTGGGTACCTCGGTATTTGCCATGATCGTTCTGGAAAAAGACCTCTCCACCGTCTACCCGGAAATCGATATGGTGACTACGCCTGACGGCAGCCCGGTCGGAATGGTCCATGCCAACAACTGCTCAAGCGACATTAACGCCTGGCTGAGCTTGTTCCGTGAGTTCTATGAAGCCATGGGACAGAAGGCGGATGCCGGCCAATTGTTCAGTGTCATGTTCAACAAAGCACTGGAAGCTGACCCTGATGGCGGAGGATTGCTCAGTTACGGATATTTTTCGGGCGAAAATATTACCGGAATCGAGAAGGGGCGGCCGCTGTTCGTCCGTTCGCCGGAGAGCCGGTTCAATCTGGCTAACTTTATGCGGACCCATCTGTTTACCGCTTTTGCAGCATTAAGAGTGGGCATGGATATTTTGACGCAAAAAGAAAATGTGAATATCGACAGCATCCTGGCTCACGGCGGTCTGTTCAAGACTCCGGTTGTCGGCCAAAAAATGGTTGCCGCTGCCCTTAACGTGCCGGTTTCTGTAATGTCGACTGCCGGAGAAGGCGGGGCATGGGGGATGGCGCTTCTGGCTGCCTACCTGACAGACAAAGAGGAGCAGGAGCAACTGGATGACTACCTTGCGAACAAGGTGTTCAAGAATGCTGAAGGACAAGAGATCAAACCGGATGCTTCCGATGTTCAAGGCTTCGGGCTGTTCATGGAACGGTATATGAAGGGGCTGGCCATCGAGCAGGCTGCAGTAGATCATCTGGTAGAGAACTGGAGGGAATAG
- a CDS encoding L-ribulose-5-phosphate 4-epimerase, which produces MLERLKEEVYEANLDLPKHGLVKYTWGNVSAVDRESGLFVIKPSGVSYDKMKPGDMVVVDFDGNVVEGELRPSSDTPTHAVLYKHYTQIGGIVHTHSTWATIWAQAGLDVPVMGTTHADTFYGSVPCARFLTQGEIDRGYEAETGRVIIETFEQRGLDVMAVPGVLLKGHAPFTWGKDAHSAVMNAVVLEEVSKMNLFARELNHFAEELPQRILDKHYLRKHGKDAYYGQK; this is translated from the coding sequence ATGTTAGAAAGACTGAAAGAAGAGGTCTATGAGGCCAATCTGGACCTGCCGAAGCATGGGCTTGTGAAATATACCTGGGGCAATGTCAGCGCGGTGGACCGCGAGAGCGGCCTGTTCGTCATCAAACCGAGCGGAGTCAGCTATGACAAAATGAAGCCGGGCGACATGGTCGTAGTCGATTTTGACGGCAATGTGGTAGAGGGCGAGCTCAGACCTTCCTCGGATACACCGACTCACGCGGTGCTGTATAAGCATTACACGCAAATCGGCGGCATCGTGCATACGCACTCGACCTGGGCGACCATTTGGGCGCAGGCCGGACTTGATGTGCCTGTTATGGGGACTACGCATGCTGATACGTTCTATGGTTCTGTACCGTGTGCCCGGTTCCTGACCCAGGGAGAGATTGACCGCGGCTATGAGGCGGAGACGGGACGGGTGATTATTGAGACTTTTGAACAGCGCGGGCTGGATGTGATGGCCGTACCCGGTGTTCTGCTAAAAGGTCATGCGCCGTTTACTTGGGGAAAAGATGCCCATTCCGCAGTTATGAACGCCGTTGTGCTGGAGGAAGTCTCCAAGATGAATCTGTTCGCGCGCGAGCTGAATCATTTTGCCGAAGAGCTGCCGCAGCGGATTCTGGATAAGCACTATCTGCGCAAGCACGGGAAAGATGCATATTACGGGCAAAAATAA
- the araA gene encoding L-arabinose isomerase: MSTAIAKEFWFVVGSQHLYGEEALGEVKAHAQEMTDALNKSGVLPYPLVLQDLAVSADKITSIMKEVNYRDEVAGVITWMHTFSPAKMWIRGTKLLQKPLLHLATQYNESIPWATIDMDFMNLNQAAHGDREYGFINARLKKQNKVVVGYWERPEVQKQIAEWMDVAVAYNESFNIKVARFGDNMRNVGVTEGDKVEAQIQFGWTVDYFGIGDLVEVVNAVTAEEIDALFAEYAELYDFDYGNYSKEDWEASVKVQASYEIALKRFLDNGGYNAFTSNFEDLHGMKQLPGLAVQRLMAQGYGFAGEGDWKTAALDRLLKVMSHNQNTGFMEDYTYEMAAGQEAILQSHMLEVDPSLAGNKPKVLVSPLGIGDREDPARLVFDGKAGEGVVVSMADFGTHYKLLINEVEAFEPEVAAPNLPVARVLWKVKPNFQDGVKAWIENGGGHHTVVSLNLTTDQIVAYAKLVNLEYVIIK, from the coding sequence ATGTCAACAGCAATTGCCAAGGAATTCTGGTTCGTCGTAGGTTCGCAGCATCTTTACGGGGAAGAGGCGCTGGGGGAAGTTAAAGCCCATGCCCAGGAAATGACCGATGCCCTCAACAAAAGCGGCGTGCTGCCTTATCCGCTAGTATTGCAGGATTTGGCTGTCAGTGCGGACAAAATCACTTCGATTATGAAAGAAGTCAACTACCGTGATGAGGTCGCCGGCGTAATCACCTGGATGCATACCTTCTCCCCGGCCAAAATGTGGATCCGCGGCACCAAGCTGCTGCAGAAGCCTCTGCTGCATCTGGCGACCCAATACAATGAGAGCATTCCTTGGGCAACGATTGACATGGACTTCATGAACCTGAATCAGGCTGCCCATGGCGACCGTGAATATGGTTTCATCAATGCCCGTCTCAAAAAGCAAAATAAAGTCGTTGTCGGCTACTGGGAGCGCCCTGAAGTACAGAAGCAAATTGCTGAGTGGATGGACGTAGCGGTTGCTTATAACGAAAGCTTCAATATCAAAGTTGCCCGCTTTGGCGATAACATGCGGAACGTCGGCGTTACAGAAGGCGATAAGGTCGAAGCCCAAATTCAATTCGGCTGGACCGTTGATTACTTCGGTATCGGCGACCTTGTGGAAGTTGTGAATGCAGTTACAGCAGAAGAGATTGATGCGCTGTTTGCGGAATACGCCGAGCTTTATGACTTCGATTACGGTAATTACAGCAAGGAAGATTGGGAAGCCAGCGTCAAAGTACAGGCCAGCTATGAAATTGCCCTGAAACGTTTCCTGGATAACGGTGGCTACAATGCCTTCACTTCCAACTTCGAAGATCTGCACGGCATGAAGCAGCTTCCGGGTCTTGCGGTACAGCGTCTGATGGCACAAGGCTACGGCTTTGCCGGCGAAGGGGACTGGAAGACTGCAGCACTCGACCGCCTGCTGAAAGTAATGAGCCACAACCAGAACACCGGATTTATGGAAGATTACACCTACGAGATGGCTGCCGGCCAGGAAGCTATTCTCCAGTCGCATATGCTTGAGGTAGATCCGAGTCTGGCAGGCAATAAACCAAAGGTTCTAGTATCCCCGCTCGGCATTGGCGACCGCGAAGATCCGGCCCGTCTCGTATTCGACGGCAAAGCAGGAGAAGGTGTGGTTGTATCGATGGCCGACTTCGGCACCCACTACAAGCTGCTGATCAATGAAGTGGAAGCCTTCGAACCGGAGGTAGCCGCTCCTAATCTGCCGGTAGCCCGCGTATTGTGGAAAGTGAAGCCTAACTTCCAGGATGGGGTTAAGGCCTGGATTGAGAACGGCGGAGGCCACCATACCGTAGTTTCCTTGAACCTGACGACAGACCAGATTGTAGCTTACGCAAAACTGGTAAATCTGGAGTATGTAATCATTAAGTAG